The window TTTTTGTGCGTAAAATAGCGCCCATTCAATTAATTGCAAAAATTTGTTTTAAGGAAGCATATTTTGTCATCAGCAGCTCATCAGGCATCCGTTTTATCTAAACGCGTTCAATCAATCAAAGAATCTCCTACGCTAGCGATTACTGCAAAAGCAGGTAAATACAAAGCTGAAGGCCGCCCTATTATTGGCTTAGCCGCGGGTGAACCAGACTTTGATACACCCCAACACATTAAAGATGCTGCTAAAGCGGCGATTGACAATGGATTCACAAAATACACACCTGTGGCAGGTACTCCTGGGCTAAAAAAAGCGATTGTCAATAAGTTCAAAAATGAAAATGGCTTTGACTATGCATTAAACGAAGTGATTGTAGGCGTTGGTGGCAAGCAAACCATATTCAATTTATGTCTAGCCGTGCTTAACAAAGGGGACGAAGTCATCGTTCCAGCACCTTACTGGGTGTCTTACGCAGATATTGCCTTGGTAGCTGAAGCAACACCAGTGATTATTGAATGCGGCATTGAGCAAGGCTTTAAATTGCTACCAGCCCAATTAGAAGCTGCAATCACGCCAAAAACTAAAATCTTCATGATTAACTCTCCTTCTAACCCAACTGGCGCTGTATACAGCCTAGCTGAATTAGAAGCCTTGGGCGAAGTGTTACTTAAACACCCACATGTATTAGTGGCGACCGACGACATGTACGAACACGTCAACCTAACTGGTAACAAGTTTTACAACATACTAAATGCAACTCCAGCTTTAAAAGACCGTTGCATCGTACTGAATGGCGTTTCTAAAGCGTACTCAATGACTGGCTGGCGCATAGGCTATGCTGCAGGCCCTGCTTACATCATTAAGGCGATGGAAATTTTACAATCGCAATCTACCAGCAATGCAACTTCTATCTCTCAAGTTGCTGCGCAAGCCGCGCTTGAAGGCTCACAAGATTGCATCACGCCTATGGTTACAGCTTTTAAAGAGCGCCACACTTACGTAGTTAACCGCTTTAACACAATGCCAGGCTTAAGCTGTTTAATGGCTGGTGGCGCTTTCTATGCATTCCCAGATGCACGCGGTGCAATTGACAACCTGTACAAAGCCGGAAAAATTAAAGCAGCTACAGATATGGCATTAGCTGAATACCTACTTGAGGAGTTTGACGTGGCGGTTGTGCCAGGGTCAGCATTTGGTGCTGAAGGCTATTTCCGTATTTCATTCGCCACTTCTATGGAAAATCTAAGCAACGCGCTAGATAGAATTGAAAAAGCGCTCAATATATAAAAAAAAGCATTTTGACGTTGACCTAGTAACGCTAAGTCATTAATATAGCGGCTTCACAAAATCAACGGTTTGTGATGAAGTAGAAGCAGCAACAAAAACCGAATATTCCTCGATAGCTCAGTCGGTAGAGCAACGGACTGTTAATCCGTGTGTCCCTGGTTCGAGCCCAGGTCGAGGAGCCAAATACATATAAACAAGCACTCTTAATCGGGTGCTTTTTTATCGAATAAAAAAACATCGAATATTCCTCGATAGCTCAGTCGGTAGAGCAACGGACTGTTAATCCGTGTGTCCCTGGTTCGAGCCCAGGTCGAGGAGCCAAATACAAGAAAAAGCCCTATAGCAATGTGGGGCTTTTTTGTTTTAGCTCTAAATTACTAAGCGTCTCGCAAAGTTTAAAAGTTTTCAGATAAATCGCTTAGTTTAAGTAATATAAACACTCTTCTTAGCATCTCTAAATTTGGTGGATAAAATTGAAAAATTACTACGAAGTTTTAGGCCTTACCGCTAACGCGACCTTAGCTGAAATAAAAACCACCTACCGCAAGATGGCATCTCAATACCATCCTGATAAAAATTCAGCAAGTGACGCTCCTGCAAAGTTTAGACAAGTGCAGGAAGCCTACGAAATACTTTCTGATCCCGATAAAAGAAAAACGTACGACGAAAACCGCAGGCGTAGTCTATTGGATAGTCCAATAGACACCGCACATGAAATTTGGCAGTACTACATAGATGGAATATTAAAACAATGAGAATATCGCGTTACTTTACTGACCTAATGGCTACTTATGTGGCTGATATTAATGACTTTAAAACTGACTCTGGTGGCGAGGACGTATTGGCAGATCGCCTTAAAGAGAAGCGTTCACAAATACAGGACTTGATGCCTATGATGGCAACTAACCCTGAAATGATGGCGATTGTTTTTCATAAAAGTGTTGTGATTAAAAAATCAGAATCCATTATGAGTTATCTTGATAAAGAACCGGCTATGTTTCCAAAATGGGATGCTATATCGTCGAGCGTTCAGTTTCAGCCTTGGGCAACAAGTATCGTAGAAAAGTTAAAAGTTGAAGCTGGCGGAGAGCACTTTTTATTAACCACCGTCATGCTAGAACACTTATATGCGCTTTATGAAGTGAGTGAAGATGCTATTGAGGAAATGGAAACTGAAGAGTCAGATGATCTTGCTGAATCTGGCGGCGAATGGCTATCTGAGCACGGCTTCGACAGTCATTAGGCGCATCAACTAGTAAATTTTAGTCAATACAATAGGATAAAAATGACACATTTAGTCGTTGTAGAAGCAACTAACCTTATTCAGTCTGGCGACATAGTGAGGGCCGAGGCTGTACTCACCGCCCTAGTAGAAACTGAGGGTGATAACGCCTTGATTGAGGTGCTTGATGATATTCCTTCGAAGGATTTATTGGCTGTCATTCGTGAGTATGACTCGTCTAAACAGTCACTATTGAATTTATTGATTACGCCTGAGCAATTTGCGCGTGTGGTTGTTTTAGAGCGTCTCTATAAAGATATGTCACACGAACAACTGCGCGGAATGATGAATTCGGTCATTTTTCGCGAAGACGCCGATGCTAGTGAGTTCATAGAGGCAATCGCCGAGCTTGAGTTTGGTTATGAGACATTCGCGGATTACCTTTCAGATCGTGCAGAAGAAGTTGTTGGAGAGACATTTGCCGCACTTGATACTGAGGACATATCACGCTCAGAAATTAGCGATCATGACTGGAAAGAGCTCACATGGTTACTACGTCATGAACATTCAGACATTTATAATATAGTGCTTGTCCTCTTAAAAGCCAAACTTCAGGAGAGAGTCATTCCTGAAGTTGCGCTTACTGGTGAAGAGGATGAGGCTATTGAGAACACGACTCCTGAGGAAAAAACACCTAAAGAGGAAGAAGATGAAGACTCTGCAATTTAGGCACTATTTGCTCAATATGCAGCCTTTGCATCATTAAATAATCACTCATGGCACTCACCCAAAATACTCATTCTGTTGCAGCCTATGACAATGCACCTTTCTTTGAAAAGGTGCTTAAACATGCAGTTCAGAACAACTTCATCGATCAACCTAGGTTAGCTGAAATAATCAATGATGCCGCCACTGGCTCGCTACAAATTGCTGAATATTTTGATGAATCCACTCATCTGAGAAAAAATCTAGAAGTATCCATGAAGCGCATGGTGAGTTTGGTAAGTTTGCATCTTGAGGATACAACAGATGGTGAGCTAGATAAAGCCGCACAACTTTTAAAAGATAAACCATTTCGAGCACTCTCTCGCGGTGGGTCACAAATGCTAAAAGCGCTCTACAACATGCCTGAGGATGAGCACTTCGGTTCAGCCCGACTTGATTCTGAGCGCGAGTTCCTAAAGAAATGTTTAAGCAAAGAGCTGTCTGTCGCTAAATATAGGCAATCATTTAAGGATTGCGAACGGTATAAAAGCCACCTCAATTTAGCTACTTTGCTGGTTAAGAAGCTTGGGGCGACTACCAGTGAATTAGACGAGATGCATGCATCGACTCAGCATGTTATTCGTACATCATTGCTATCTTTGGCTTACGGTGCAAAAAAAGCCATCACTAATAAAATTAAATTTCCTGACGAAAACACCTTATTCGAGATTTTCACCTCAATTCGTAAAGAGTGGGCGCTCCTAGGTGATGTGACTTGTTCAAGCAAATTTATGGATGATGTGCCAGCTGAGTATCAGGTTTATACCAAATCAACACTCCAAAGCATTCAGAGTGAAGATATTCCTAAAATTGTGAATCAAGCTATTAGCTTAGAATCAGTGTTAAACGACCTTAAACATAGTCAATATTTTTACTTGCACAATCAGCTAAATGAAGTGAGTCGCTTCGACAAAGCGCTTTCAGCGGACTGGTTTGCACTTACTGGTGGTATTGATGCCAGTGGCAATGATGAAGACTCGTTGCTTCTAACCTTATTTCTTTGCGTGGCAGGTGGTGTAGATCGTAAAACCACATTAAAGGTTTTCGAGGCTAAAAAAGCCGTGTTAAACATTCGCGAAAATGGTCTTTTACAAAATGAAGTGCTGAATCTAATTAAAACAGCGCCACATGATGATATAGATCAACTTACGTCTTTATGGGATGAATTTATAGATGAAGCCTCACCCTATCTGCTTGATAGTTCAGATGAAAATTTACATGAAGTCATGATGTATTTAACTGAACGCTGCAATATACAAAAACCAAAGAAATAGCGTAGCAAACCTAGCAATCTCAAAGCTGACTGGGAGTTTTTTCTGTAATAAAATAAGATCGTGTAAACGGCTGGTCATGGCCAGATAAATACAAGGCTAACTTCACCGACATATCGTGCGCTGGAATATAGTTTGGTGTAGTTGAGCCAAATACAAGTAGTAAACTCAGAATTAGCAATTGCAAATAGACTAAACGCTGACGGTGACTTTTTATGGCGTAAATTGCCACACCACATACAACTAGCCCTAAAACCCAGCCTGCGACTACCTCACTAATACTGTGCATACCAAGGACAACGCGAGACACACCAACTGCAAAGCCAAGCATGAGACCAAACCATAAACCAATGTTTTTTAATTTAGTTTGCGCGCCCCCACCCACTGAATAAAACAATATCGGCAGGATGGAAGTGGCTAGTAAGGTATGCCCACTCACGCCAGTAAAGTCTAATGAGGCAATACCTACTCCCCATCCGAGGAAAAGCAACTTAGTAGCGAGCGTAACAGTGACCGCTAAGGTAAGCGCTGTTAGCCATAGATAAATAGCCGTTTTTTGATTGGAAATCCAAAGCGTAGCCACTGATATGGCTAACACAGGAAACAATAAGCTTGATGAGCCAAGTTGCGTGATTAACTGCCAGTATGCGCCAGTTGCTTGCATCGATAATTGCGAGATCATAAATTAACTTTACTCATGGAAAATGTATGTTGCTGTTGGACTTTAGCCTGAAAGACTTGATTGTACGTCATTATAAAATGACTGGCATGTGCCATACAGACCAAATTTCCATACTGAATATCTAGTGTGGAAATTTGTAATAACGAAATGTGGGGAAGTTGAAGGTAGTATTATTGCAGGGCGTGTGTTGCTAAGTTTGCCTGACTATTCAGAAAGTTAGTTAATAGGTGTAAATTCGCGACCTCGGCATCGTCCAATTACAATCTCATCATTTACTTTCTTAAAGCGCTTGATAACGGATAGCAATCTACGATCATTTATAAGTGTGCTGAATTTCTCCGTATTTTGTTTTGACGATAAGCTTTCTAGGTGCGTATTGTTATCCGAGTCTTGAAATATATCGCTGAAATACTTTAAGTCTACAATATGATTATTCATCATCACACAGATGGCAAAACAGCCATGCTCATTCTTTGTAGCAAGCTTAGCAGGAATCTCAAATTTATTCGCCGCAGATGCAAGTTGCGAATATTTGTTTTGAAAGAAGCGCCCTAGATGATCGCTGCAATAGTCCTTGCCTAACTCCAACAAGTTAGTAAGTTGCATCGTACTGTCTAAATGAATGCTTGCCATAATTGCCATATACTTGTTACCTTCAGCTTGTAAATAAGATGAAAAAACTAATTTTCATGGGTTCATATTGCACTGCTTTGCTTACAAGAACCTGACATCTTTATAAAAAATTATTTTTACTTTGCTGAGTGTTGTGAAAAAAACCGTATGAGAAACTTCTCAGAAATACGATGGTTTTTCTTTTCTGATAAAATGCCGCTGAATTTCAGGCTTCAGAAAGAAGCAAATTAAATATGTCCAACACTCCCACCCTATTTCCTAAAGGTCTAACAAAAGCGCTTTCACTTAAGCAACCCTATGCATGGCTGATTGCAAATGGATACCTACTAGTGGATGACCGTACTTGGGGAACGCAATATCGTGGGCCGATACTTATTCATGCAAGTAAAGGCCTGTATGAGGTGTATTACGACTACCTTAAGTCCAATACTGATATTCCATTACCTGATAAAGATAAACTTGAATACGGTGGCGTGGTGGGCATTGCTAACTTAGTGCTTTGCTGCCTTCCAGGTGATTTACCTAAAAATATTAGTCGTCAGCAACGCGCTCATTTTGGTGGGGTTCATCAAGAATACTTTGG is drawn from Methylotenera versatilis 301 and contains these coding sequences:
- a CDS encoding DnaJ domain-containing protein gives rise to the protein MKNYYEVLGLTANATLAEIKTTYRKMASQYHPDKNSASDAPAKFRQVQEAYEILSDPDKRKTYDENRRRSLLDSPIDTAHEIWQYYIDGILKQ
- a CDS encoding pyridoxal phosphate-dependent aminotransferase; translated protein: MSSAAHQASVLSKRVQSIKESPTLAITAKAGKYKAEGRPIIGLAAGEPDFDTPQHIKDAAKAAIDNGFTKYTPVAGTPGLKKAIVNKFKNENGFDYALNEVIVGVGGKQTIFNLCLAVLNKGDEVIVPAPYWVSYADIALVAEATPVIIECGIEQGFKLLPAQLEAAITPKTKIFMINSPSNPTGAVYSLAELEALGEVLLKHPHVLVATDDMYEHVNLTGNKFYNILNATPALKDRCIVLNGVSKAYSMTGWRIGYAAGPAYIIKAMEILQSQSTSNATSISQVAAQAALEGSQDCITPMVTAFKERHTYVVNRFNTMPGLSCLMAGGAFYAFPDARGAIDNLYKAGKIKAATDMALAEYLLEEFDVAVVPGSAFGAEGYFRISFATSMENLSNALDRIEKALNI
- a CDS encoding phosphatase PAP2 family protein; translated protein: MISQLSMQATGAYWQLITQLGSSSLLFPVLAISVATLWISNQKTAIYLWLTALTLAVTVTLATKLLFLGWGVGIASLDFTGVSGHTLLATSILPILFYSVGGGAQTKLKNIGLWFGLMLGFAVGVSRVVLGMHSISEVVAGWVLGLVVCGVAIYAIKSHRQRLVYLQLLILSLLLVFGSTTPNYIPAHDMSVKLALYLSGHDQPFTRSYFITEKTPSQL